One Pseudomonas sp. AN-1 genomic region harbors:
- a CDS encoding dodecin — protein sequence MSDHHTYKKIELVGSSRTSIEDAINNALAEAAKTVHHMDWFEVLETRGHIENGLVGHYQVTIKIGFRIVGS from the coding sequence ATGTCGGATCACCACACCTACAAGAAGATCGAGCTGGTCGGCTCGTCGCGCACCAGCATCGAGGACGCCATCAACAACGCCCTGGCCGAGGCGGCCAAGACCGTGCACCACATGGACTGGTTCGAGGTGCTGGAGACCCGCGGGCACATCGAGAACGGCCTGGTCGGCCACTACCAGGTGACCATCAAGATCGGCTTCCGCATCGTCGGCAGCTGA
- the glsB gene encoding glutaminase B, producing the protein MQQLLNEILDEVRPLIGQGKVADYIPALASVPANQLGIAVYGVDGQLYSAGDAGTAFSIQSISKVFALVQAIQHSGEAIWQRLGHEPSGQPFNSLVQLELERGKPRNPFINAGALVISDINQSRFAAPALSMRDFVRRLSGNPHVVSDARVAESEYQHRARNAAMAYLMQSFGNFANEVEAVLRSYFHNCALAMNCVDLARAFAFLANQGRCPHSGEAVLTVQQTRQVNAVMATSGLYDEAGSFAYRVGLPGKSGVGGGLVAVVPGRFAVCVWSPELNASGNSLAGMAALEKLSERIGWSVF; encoded by the coding sequence ATGCAGCAGCTGCTCAACGAGATTCTCGACGAAGTCCGCCCCCTGATCGGTCAGGGCAAGGTGGCCGACTACATCCCCGCGCTGGCCAGCGTGCCGGCCAACCAGTTGGGCATCGCCGTGTACGGCGTGGACGGCCAGCTGTACAGCGCCGGCGACGCCGGCACGGCGTTCTCCATCCAGAGCATTTCCAAGGTGTTCGCCCTGGTCCAGGCGATCCAGCATTCCGGCGAGGCGATCTGGCAGCGCCTCGGCCACGAGCCGTCCGGCCAGCCGTTCAACTCGCTGGTGCAGCTGGAGCTGGAGCGCGGCAAGCCGCGCAACCCGTTCATCAACGCCGGCGCGCTGGTGATCAGCGACATCAACCAGTCGCGCTTCGCCGCCCCGGCGCTGTCGATGCGCGACTTCGTCCGCCGCCTGTCCGGCAATCCGCACGTCGTCTCCGACGCCAGGGTGGCCGAGTCCGAGTACCAGCACCGCGCGCGCAACGCGGCGATGGCCTACCTGATGCAGTCGTTCGGCAACTTCGCCAACGAGGTGGAGGCGGTGCTGCGCAGCTACTTCCACAACTGCGCGCTGGCGATGAACTGCGTCGACCTGGCGCGCGCCTTCGCCTTCCTCGCCAACCAGGGGCGCTGCCCGCACAGCGGCGAGGCGGTGCTGACGGTGCAGCAGACCCGCCAGGTCAACGCGGTGATGGCCACCAGCGGCCTGTACGACGAGGCCGGCAGCTTCGCCTACCGGGTCGGCCTGCCGGGCAAGAGCGGCGTCGGCGGCGGTCTGGTGGCGGTGGTGCCGGGGCGCTTCGCGGTGTGCGTGTGGTCGCCGGAGCTGAACGCCTCGGGCAACTCGCTGGCCGGCATGGCGGCGCTGGAGAAGCTCAGCGAGCGGATCGGCTGGTCGGTGTTCTGA
- a CDS encoding asparaginase, whose translation MNAPHKLLVLYTGGTIGMQTSADGLVPADGFEARLRAEQAAHPERPAPAWVFRELSPPIDSANMSQDHWLAMRDAIVGAVTEDGCDAVLLLHGTDTLAYSAAALSFLLLGLGVPVVLTGSMQPAGVPGSDAWDNLFGALAVLAEGVAPGVHLYFHGRLLHGARASKVRSEAFDAFAEVARPRHGEAAVELPAALRWRQPRRPANVAVLPLFPGLQAAQVRALLATGVEALLLECYGSGTGPSDDEALLTALREAHARGVVLAAISQCAEGHVEFGVYAAGSRLAATGLVGGGGMTREAALAKLFALLGAGLDQAEVERWFAVDLCGELRD comes from the coding sequence ATGAACGCCCCCCACAAGCTGCTGGTGCTGTACACCGGCGGCACCATCGGCATGCAGACGAGCGCGGACGGCCTGGTGCCGGCCGACGGCTTCGAGGCGCGCCTGCGCGCCGAGCAGGCCGCCCACCCCGAGCGCCCGGCGCCGGCCTGGGTGTTCCGCGAGCTCTCGCCGCCGATCGACAGCGCCAACATGAGCCAGGACCACTGGCTGGCGATGCGCGACGCCATCGTCGGCGCGGTGACGGAGGACGGCTGCGACGCCGTGCTGCTGCTGCACGGCACCGACACCCTGGCCTACAGCGCCGCGGCGCTGTCGTTCCTGCTGCTCGGCCTCGGGGTTCCGGTGGTGCTGACCGGCTCGATGCAGCCGGCCGGAGTGCCCGGCAGCGACGCCTGGGACAACCTGTTCGGCGCCCTCGCCGTGCTGGCCGAGGGCGTCGCCCCCGGCGTGCACCTGTACTTCCACGGCCGCCTGCTGCACGGCGCGCGCGCCAGCAAGGTGCGCAGCGAGGCATTCGACGCCTTCGCCGAAGTCGCCCGCCCGCGCCACGGCGAGGCGGCGGTCGAGCTGCCGGCCGCCCTGCGCTGGCGCCAGCCGCGCCGCCCGGCGAACGTCGCCGTGCTGCCGCTGTTCCCCGGCCTGCAGGCCGCCCAGGTGCGCGCCCTGCTCGCCACGGGCGTCGAAGCCCTGCTGCTGGAGTGCTACGGCAGCGGCACCGGTCCGTCCGACGACGAGGCCCTGCTCACCGCGCTGCGCGAGGCCCACGCGCGTGGCGTGGTGCTGGCGGCGATCAGCCAGTGCGCCGAGGGCCACGTCGAGTTCGGCGTCTACGCCGCCGGCAGCCGCCTGGCCGCCACCGGTCTGGTCGGCGGCGGCGGCATGACCCGCGAGGCGGCGCTGGCCAAGCTGTTCGCCCTGCTCGGCGCCGGCCTGGATCAGGCCGAGGTGGAGCGCTGGTTCGCCGTCGACCTGTGCGGGGAACTGCGCGACTGA
- a CDS encoding type II toxin-antitoxin system RelE/ParE family toxin yields the protein MTYLIQQTDTFAHWHSALRDLRARIAIARRIDRAAAGNLGDVKPVGEGVSEMRVDVGPGYRLYFTRRGEMLILLLCGGDKSSQSRDIALAKRLAGEIE from the coding sequence ATGACCTACCTCATCCAGCAGACCGACACCTTCGCCCACTGGCACTCCGCGTTGCGCGACCTGCGCGCCAGGATCGCCATCGCCCGTCGCATCGACCGCGCCGCAGCCGGCAATCTGGGCGACGTGAAGCCGGTGGGCGAGGGGGTTTCGGAAATGCGCGTGGATGTTGGGCCGGGTTACCGGCTGTACTTCACGCGACGTGGCGAGATGCTGATCCTGCTGCTGTGCGGCGGGGACAAGTCCTCGCAGTCGCGTGACATTGCGCTGGCCAAGCGGCTGGCTGGAGAGATCGAATGA
- the trpB gene encoding tryptophan synthase subunit beta: MTQSYSHGPDERGLFGPFGGQFVAETLMPLINDLAAEYEAAKQDPAFLEELAYFQRDYIGRPSPLYFAERLTEHCGGARIYLKREELNHTGAHKINNCIGQILLARRMGKKRIIAETGAGMHGVASATVAARFGMECVVYMGTTDIDRQQANVFRMKLLGAKVIPVTAGTGTLKDAMNEALRDWVTNVHDTFYLIGTAAGPHPYPAMVRDFQSVIGKETRAQMLAQEGRLPDSLVACIGGGSNAIGLFHKFLDEPSVQIVGVEAAGHGIDTGKHAASMAGGAPGVLHGNRTYLLQDADGQITDAHSISAGLDYPGVGPEHAWLHKVGRVEYVPITDDEAMQAFQQCCRLEGIIPALESSHALAEAFKRAPKLPKDHLMVVNLSGRGDKDMQTVMHYLSLDEKADSETRA; the protein is encoded by the coding sequence ATGACCCAGAGCTATTCCCACGGCCCCGACGAGCGCGGCCTGTTCGGCCCGTTCGGCGGCCAGTTCGTCGCCGAAACCCTGATGCCGCTGATCAACGACCTAGCCGCCGAGTACGAGGCCGCCAAGCAGGATCCGGCCTTCCTCGAAGAGCTGGCCTACTTCCAGCGCGACTACATCGGCCGCCCGAGCCCGCTGTACTTCGCCGAGCGCCTCACCGAGCACTGCGGCGGCGCCAGGATCTACCTCAAGCGCGAGGAGCTGAACCACACCGGCGCGCACAAGATCAACAACTGCATCGGCCAGATCCTGCTGGCCCGGCGCATGGGCAAGAAGCGCATCATCGCCGAGACCGGCGCCGGCATGCACGGCGTGGCCAGCGCCACCGTGGCCGCGCGCTTCGGCATGGAGTGCGTGGTGTACATGGGCACCACCGACATCGACCGCCAGCAGGCCAACGTCTTCCGCATGAAGCTGCTCGGCGCCAAGGTCATCCCGGTCACCGCCGGCACCGGCACCCTCAAGGACGCCATGAACGAGGCGCTGCGCGACTGGGTGACCAACGTCCACGACACCTTCTACCTGATCGGCACCGCCGCCGGCCCGCACCCCTACCCGGCGATGGTCCGCGACTTCCAGTCGGTGATCGGCAAGGAAACCCGCGCGCAGATGCTCGCCCAGGAAGGCCGCCTGCCGGACTCGCTGGTCGCCTGCATCGGCGGCGGCTCCAACGCCATCGGCCTGTTCCACAAGTTCCTCGACGAGCCGAGCGTGCAGATCGTCGGCGTCGAGGCGGCCGGCCACGGCATCGATACCGGCAAGCACGCCGCCAGCATGGCCGGCGGCGCGCCGGGCGTACTGCACGGCAACCGCACCTACCTGCTGCAGGACGCCGACGGCCAGATCACCGACGCCCACTCGATCTCCGCCGGCCTCGACTACCCCGGCGTCGGCCCCGAGCACGCCTGGCTGCACAAGGTCGGCCGCGTCGAGTACGTGCCGATCACCGACGACGAAGCCATGCAGGCGTTCCAGCAGTGCTGCCGCCTGGAAGGCATCATCCCGGCGCTGGAGTCGTCCCACGCCCTGGCCGAAGCCTTCAAGCGCGCGCCCAAGCTGCCCAAGGATCACCTGATGGTGGTCAACCTGTCCGGCCGCGGCGACAAGGACATGCAGACCGTGATGCACTACCTGTCACTTGATGAAAAAGCCGACTCGGAGACCCGCGCATGA
- the trpA gene encoding tryptophan synthase subunit alpha: MSRLQSRFAALKQENRAALVTFVTAGDPDYATSLEILKGLPDAGADVIELGMPFTDPMADGPAIQLANIRALGNGQNMQKTLQMVREFRAGNQDTPLVLMGYYNPIFCYGVERFVADAKEAGVDGLIVVDLPPEHNDELCDPAQAAGIDFIRLTTPTTDDARLPTVLAGSSGFVYYVSVAGVTGAGAATMGQVEEAVARLRRHTDLPLCIGFGIRTPEHAAEVAKRADGAVVGSALIDKIAKAASPAEAVSGVLGLCRELAEGVRGARK; the protein is encoded by the coding sequence ATGAGCCGCCTGCAGAGCCGCTTCGCCGCACTGAAGCAAGAGAACCGCGCCGCCCTGGTCACCTTCGTCACCGCCGGCGACCCGGACTACGCCACCTCGCTGGAAATCCTCAAGGGCCTGCCGGACGCCGGCGCCGACGTGATCGAACTGGGCATGCCGTTCACCGACCCGATGGCCGACGGCCCGGCCATCCAGCTGGCCAACATCCGCGCCCTCGGCAACGGCCAGAACATGCAGAAAACCCTGCAGATGGTCCGCGAGTTCCGCGCGGGCAACCAGGACACCCCGCTGGTGCTGATGGGCTACTACAACCCGATCTTCTGCTACGGCGTGGAACGCTTCGTTGCCGATGCCAAGGAAGCCGGCGTCGACGGCCTGATCGTGGTCGACCTGCCGCCGGAGCACAACGACGAACTGTGCGACCCGGCCCAGGCCGCCGGCATCGACTTCATCCGCCTGACCACCCCGACCACCGACGACGCCCGCCTGCCGACCGTGCTCGCCGGCAGCTCCGGCTTCGTCTACTACGTCTCGGTGGCCGGCGTCACCGGCGCCGGCGCGGCGACCATGGGCCAGGTGGAAGAAGCGGTGGCGCGCCTGCGCCGCCACACCGACCTGCCGCTGTGCATCGGCTTCGGCATCCGTACACCCGAACACGCCGCCGAAGTGGCCAAGCGCGCCGATGGCGCGGTGGTGGGGTCGGCGTTGATCGACAAGATCGCCAAGGCGGCCTCGCCGGCCGAGGCGGTGAGTGGGGTGCTGGGGTTGTGTCGGGAGTTGGCGGAGGGGGTGCGGGGGGCGCGGAAGTAA
- a CDS encoding addiction module antidote protein codes for MKPVITEFDLAALLDSEEAISEYLSQVLAEGDTDELIRAVGHVAKARGMAQIARDSGLGRASLYKAFAPGAKPRFDTVVKVMRAMGVELTAHPLRA; via the coding sequence ATGAAACCCGTGATTACCGAATTCGACCTGGCGGCGCTGCTCGACAGCGAGGAAGCCATCAGCGAATACCTGTCCCAGGTGCTGGCCGAGGGCGATACCGACGAACTGATTCGCGCCGTCGGCCACGTCGCCAAGGCGCGCGGCATGGCGCAGATTGCGCGTGATTCCGGTCTGGGCCGCGCCAGCCTGTACAAGGCCTTCGCTCCCGGCGCAAAACCCCGCTTCGATACTGTGGTGAAGGTGATGCGTGCGATGGGCGTCGAGCTGACCGCGCATCCGCTGCGCGCCTGA
- a CDS encoding secondary thiamine-phosphate synthase enzyme YjbQ produces the protein MWHQYRFQLKPRRRGFHLVTDEILAQCPALREMRVGLMHVFIQHTSASLTLNENADPTVRSDFEAWFDRAVREDEPYYRHTLEGSDDLPAHIKSSLLGSSLSLPISNGRPALGTWQGIYLGEHREHGGARTLVVTLHGE, from the coding sequence ATGTGGCACCAATACCGCTTCCAGCTCAAACCCCGCCGTCGCGGCTTTCATCTGGTGACGGACGAGATCCTCGCCCAGTGTCCGGCGCTGCGCGAGATGCGGGTCGGGCTGATGCACGTGTTCATCCAGCACACCTCCGCCTCGCTGACCCTCAACGAGAACGCCGACCCCACGGTGCGCAGCGACTTCGAGGCCTGGTTCGACCGCGCGGTACGCGAGGACGAGCCGTACTACCGGCACACCCTGGAAGGCAGCGACGACCTGCCGGCGCATATCAAGAGCAGCCTGCTGGGCAGCAGCCTGAGCCTGCCGATCAGCAACGGCCGGCCGGCGCTGGGCACCTGGCAGGGCATCTACCTGGGCGAGCACCGCGAGCATGGCGGGGCGCGGACGCTGGTGGTGACCCTGCACGGGGAGTGA
- a CDS encoding p-hydroxyphenylacetate 3-hydroxylase oxygenase component — MHKHNPLLEDLKAILPQIAANAAQAEIERKVPDENIALLKSIGLHRAFQPKAYGGMEISLPEFTECIVALAGACGGTAWAFSLLCTHSHQLAMFSKQLQDEIWGDNPDATASSSIAPFSTIEEVEGGVRLSGEMGWSSGCDHAEWAIVGMRRMNAAGEPVYSFGVLPRSDYEIRDDWFAIGMRSSGSKTLVIRDAFIPEHRIQAAKDMMEGSSAGFGLYPDSKIFYAPYRPYFACGFAAISLGVAERMLVAFREKQQNRVRAYTGASVGTATPALMRLAESTHQVAAARAFLEKTWQEHAEFAARHQYPTRAELACWRTNQAYAVKMCIEAVDRLFAAAGAMSWFEGNEIQRLFRDSHMTGAHAYTDYDVCAQILGRELMGLEPDPSMV; from the coding sequence ATGCACAAGCACAATCCGCTTCTCGAAGACCTCAAGGCGATCCTGCCGCAGATCGCCGCCAATGCCGCCCAGGCCGAGATCGAGCGCAAGGTTCCGGACGAGAACATCGCCCTGCTGAAGAGCATCGGTCTGCACCGTGCCTTCCAGCCCAAGGCCTACGGCGGCATGGAAATCTCCCTGCCCGAGTTCACCGAATGCATCGTCGCCCTGGCCGGCGCCTGCGGCGGCACCGCCTGGGCCTTCAGCCTGCTGTGCACCCACAGCCACCAGCTGGCGATGTTCTCCAAACAGCTGCAGGACGAGATCTGGGGCGACAATCCGGATGCCACGGCGAGCAGCAGCATCGCGCCGTTCAGCACCATCGAGGAGGTCGAGGGCGGCGTGCGCCTGAGCGGCGAGATGGGCTGGAGCAGCGGCTGCGACCACGCCGAATGGGCCATCGTCGGCATGCGCCGGATGAACGCCGCGGGCGAGCCGGTGTACAGCTTCGGCGTGCTGCCGCGCAGCGACTACGAGATCCGCGACGACTGGTTCGCCATCGGCATGCGCAGCAGCGGCTCGAAGACCCTGGTGATCAGGGACGCCTTCATCCCCGAGCACCGCATCCAGGCCGCGAAGGACATGATGGAGGGCAGCTCCGCCGGCTTCGGCCTGTATCCGGACAGCAAGATCTTCTACGCGCCGTACCGTCCGTACTTCGCCTGCGGCTTCGCCGCCATCAGCCTGGGCGTTGCCGAGCGCATGCTGGTCGCCTTCCGGGAGAAGCAGCAGAACCGCGTGCGCGCCTACACCGGCGCCAGCGTCGGCACCGCCACTCCGGCGCTGATGCGCCTGGCCGAGTCGACCCACCAGGTCGCCGCCGCGCGCGCGTTCCTCGAGAAGACCTGGCAGGAGCACGCCGAATTCGCCGCGCGCCACCAGTACCCGACCCGCGCCGAGCTGGCCTGCTGGCGGACCAACCAGGCCTATGCGGTGAAGATGTGCATCGAGGCGGTCGACCGCCTGTTCGCCGCCGCCGGTGCGATGAGCTGGTTCGAGGGCAACGAGATCCAGCGGCTGTTCCGCGACTCGCACATGACCGGCGCGCACGCCTACACCGACTACGACGTCTGCGCGCAGATCCTCGGCCGCGAACTGATGGGCCTGGAGCCGGACCCGAGCATGGTCTGA
- a CDS encoding ABC transporter substrate-binding protein produces MSDTLGRLLLLALLLVPGVTRAALPADYRVHLLTENFPPFNMAADGRNFARDDQVQGLSAALVRELFARAGIAYSLTLRFPWDRVYRHTLENPGSGLFSTARLPEREAQFKWVGPIAEYHSVLVAAPGREFALSDLEQARAYRIGAYKSAAVSQLLERRGIAASAALNDQDNIGKLQRGQIDLWATSAPVWQHHARLAGASGLHEVLRLQTDPLYLALHRDTPDEVVQRLQRALDQMRSEGWSACTRQPQLCQ; encoded by the coding sequence ATGTCCGACACCCTGGGCCGGCTGCTGCTGCTCGCCCTCCTGCTGGTGCCCGGCGTCACCCGCGCCGCGCTGCCCGCCGACTACCGCGTGCACCTGCTGACCGAGAACTTCCCGCCGTTCAACATGGCCGCCGACGGCCGCAACTTCGCCCGCGACGACCAGGTGCAGGGCCTCAGCGCCGCGCTGGTGCGCGAACTGTTCGCCCGCGCCGGCATCGCCTACAGCCTGACCCTGCGCTTCCCCTGGGACCGCGTCTACCGCCACACCCTGGAAAATCCCGGCAGCGGGCTGTTCTCCACCGCCCGCCTGCCCGAGCGCGAGGCGCAGTTCAAATGGGTCGGGCCGATCGCCGAGTACCACAGCGTGCTGGTCGCCGCGCCCGGCCGCGAGTTCGCCCTCAGCGACCTCGAGCAGGCGCGCGCCTACCGCATCGGCGCCTACAAGAGCGCCGCGGTCAGCCAGCTGCTGGAGCGCCGCGGCATCGCCGCCAGCGCCGCGCTGAACGACCAGGACAACATCGGCAAGCTGCAGCGCGGGCAGATCGACCTGTGGGCCACCTCGGCGCCGGTGTGGCAGCACCACGCCCGCTTGGCCGGCGCCAGCGGCCTGCACGAGGTGCTGCGCCTGCAGACCGATCCGCTGTACCTGGCCCTGCACAGGGACACCCCCGACGAGGTGGTGCAGCGCCTGCAGCGCGCCCTCGACCAGATGCGCAGCGAAGGCTGGAGCGCCTGCACCCGGCAGCCGCAGCTGTGCCAGTAG
- a CDS encoding LysR family transcriptional regulator, producing MSQLRDLPPLNALRAFEATARLGSVSRAAAELHVTHGAVSRQLRALEEHLGVALLAKDGRGVKLTDAGLRLSAVAAAAFDDLRSVCAELREGRAQAPFVLGCPGSLLARWFIPRLDRLQRDLPQLRLQLSASEGELDPRRPGLDATLWFAAPPWPADMQVFELAEERIGPVLSSRHARYAALRAAPASVLLGEPLLHTASRPQAWPQWARAQGLDPAGLSLGQGFEHLYYLLEAAVAGLGVAIAPQLLVADDLAAGRLEAPWGFVATPARLALWVPARGGDRRAVELAAWLRAELATTP from the coding sequence ATGAGCCAGCTCCGCGACCTCCCTCCGCTGAACGCCCTGCGTGCCTTCGAGGCTACTGCGCGGCTGGGCAGCGTCAGCCGCGCCGCCGCGGAGCTGCACGTCACCCACGGCGCGGTCAGCCGCCAGCTGCGCGCGCTGGAGGAACACCTCGGCGTGGCGCTGCTGGCCAAGGACGGACGCGGCGTGAAACTCACCGATGCCGGTTTACGCCTGAGTGCGGTGGCGGCGGCGGCCTTCGACGACCTGCGCAGCGTGTGTGCGGAGCTGCGCGAGGGTCGCGCGCAGGCGCCGTTCGTGCTCGGCTGTCCGGGCAGCCTGCTGGCGCGCTGGTTCATCCCGCGCCTCGACCGCCTGCAGCGCGACCTGCCGCAGCTGCGCCTGCAGCTCTCCGCCAGCGAGGGCGAGCTGGACCCGCGTCGGCCGGGGCTGGACGCCACCCTGTGGTTCGCCGCGCCGCCGTGGCCGGCGGATATGCAGGTGTTCGAGCTGGCCGAGGAACGCATCGGCCCGGTGCTGTCCAGCCGCCACGCGCGTTACGCGGCGCTGCGTGCGGCGCCGGCGAGTGTGCTGCTCGGCGAGCCGCTGCTGCACACCGCCTCGCGGCCGCAGGCCTGGCCGCAGTGGGCTCGCGCACAGGGGCTCGATCCGGCCGGCCTCAGCCTCGGCCAGGGCTTCGAGCATCTCTACTACCTGCTGGAGGCGGCGGTGGCCGGCCTCGGCGTGGCCATCGCCCCGCAGCTCTTGGTCGCCGACGACCTGGCCGCCGGGCGGCTGGAGGCGCCCTGGGGCTTCGTCGCCACCCCGGCGCGGCTGGCGCTGTGGGTGCCGGCGCGCGGCGGCGACCGCCGGGCGGTGGAGCTGGCGGCGTGGCTACGCGCCGAGCTGGCGACGACCCCGTAG
- a CDS encoding aminopeptidase, with protein sequence MLRLCLLSLLVLLTGCSSLGYYAQLAGGQWQLLAARQPVDELLADPGQPAELRQRLTLAQDARAFASARLALPDNRSYRLYADLGRPYVVWNLFATPEFSLEPVTHCFPIAGCVAYRGWFDEQRARGAAALLRVQGLDTAVAGVEAYSTLGWFDDPLLAGMLAWSDARLAALIFHELAHQRLYLPGDTAFNESYARFVEEEGLRQWRRARHLPPPPAHLERQREQFVALVMASRARLEALYARPLAAEALRALKQAEFQRLRGEYAALRDGPWQGDARFDAWFARPLNNARLLPFGLYEQWVPAFAALFAEAGGDWPRFHARAAELAALGEGARRERLAALQRRGGFAGSARLD encoded by the coding sequence ATGTTGCGCCTCTGCCTGCTCTCCTTGCTCGTCCTGCTGACCGGCTGCTCCAGCCTCGGCTACTACGCCCAGCTGGCCGGCGGCCAGTGGCAGCTGCTGGCCGCGCGCCAGCCGGTGGACGAGCTGCTCGCCGATCCCGGCCAGCCGGCGGAATTGCGCCAGCGCCTGACGCTGGCGCAGGACGCCCGCGCCTTCGCCAGCGCGCGGCTGGCCCTGCCGGACAACCGCAGCTACCGCCTGTACGCCGACCTCGGCCGCCCCTACGTGGTGTGGAACCTGTTCGCCACGCCCGAGTTTTCCCTGGAGCCGGTGACCCACTGCTTCCCCATCGCCGGCTGCGTGGCCTACCGCGGCTGGTTCGACGAGCAGCGCGCCCGCGGCGCCGCCGCGCTGCTGCGTGTGCAGGGGCTGGACACCGCGGTGGCCGGGGTGGAGGCCTATTCCACCCTCGGCTGGTTCGACGATCCGCTGCTCGCCGGCATGCTGGCCTGGAGCGATGCGCGGCTGGCGGCGCTGATCTTCCACGAGCTGGCCCACCAGCGCCTGTACCTGCCCGGCGACACCGCCTTCAACGAGTCCTACGCACGCTTCGTCGAGGAGGAGGGCCTGCGCCAGTGGCGCCGCGCCCGCCATCTGCCGCCGCCGCCGGCGCACCTGGAGCGCCAGCGCGAGCAGTTCGTCGCGCTGGTGATGGCCAGCCGCGCGCGCCTCGAGGCGCTGTACGCCCGCCCGCTGGCGGCGGAGGCGCTGCGTGCGCTCAAGCAGGCCGAGTTCCAGCGCCTGCGCGGCGAGTATGCGGCGCTGCGCGACGGCCCCTGGCAGGGCGACGCGCGCTTCGACGCCTGGTTCGCCCGCCCGCTGAACAACGCGCGGCTGCTGCCGTTCGGCCTCTACGAGCAGTGGGTGCCGGCCTTCGCCGCGCTGTTCGCCGAGGCCGGCGGCGACTGGCCGCGCTTCCATGCGCGCGCCGCCGAGCTGGCCGCGCTGGGCGAGGGCGCGCGCCGCGAGCGGCTGGCGGCGCTGCAGCGGCGTGGCGGATTTGCCGGGTCGGCGCGGCTTGACTAG
- a CDS encoding alanine/glycine:cation symporter family protein: MLDLLNDLLWSKVLIVTLVGLGLFFTLRSSVVQLRYFGDMFKIFASATKRKEGQLSSFQALMLSVAGRVGAGNIAGVAVAIMLGGPGAVFWMWVVALLGMATSYFECSLAQLYKRRNADGTYRGGPAYYILHGLGQRWMAVLFSVLLLVTFGFGFNALQSFTVASSLQDAFGVPTIASGVVLAAIMALIVFGGIKRIASMADVLVPIMAVSYIGMALFVVGSNISEVPATLALIVKSAFGLEEAFAGSVGAAILMGVKRGLFSNEAGLGSAPNVAAVAEVPHPAAQGIVQSLSVFIDTILVCTSTALIILLSGVYQPGTEMAGVVLTQTALAALVGEWGRIFVSLALLLFVFTTLVYNYYLGENALGFFSQKPALVKVYRALVIALVLWGSVQDLSTVFAFADVTMGLLALVNLVALALLYKTVLRLMRDYDQQIDDGIEQPQLDRSQFADLDLDPAAWPQAGEAAKAAAASPAKGGAASRA; this comes from the coding sequence ATGCTCGATCTCCTCAACGACCTGCTCTGGAGCAAGGTCCTCATCGTCACCCTGGTCGGTCTCGGCCTGTTCTTCACCCTGCGCTCGTCGGTGGTGCAGCTGCGCTACTTCGGCGACATGTTCAAGATCTTCGCCAGCGCCACCAAGCGCAAGGAAGGCCAGCTCAGCTCGTTCCAGGCGCTGATGCTGTCGGTCGCCGGCCGCGTCGGCGCCGGCAACATCGCCGGCGTGGCGGTGGCCATCATGCTCGGCGGCCCGGGCGCGGTGTTCTGGATGTGGGTAGTGGCGCTGCTCGGCATGGCCACCAGCTACTTCGAGTGCTCGCTGGCCCAGCTGTACAAGCGCCGCAACGCCGACGGCACCTACCGCGGCGGCCCGGCCTACTACATCCTCCACGGCCTCGGCCAGCGCTGGATGGCGGTGCTGTTCTCGGTGCTGCTGCTGGTGACCTTCGGCTTCGGCTTCAACGCCCTGCAGTCCTTCACCGTCGCCAGCTCGCTGCAGGACGCCTTCGGCGTGCCGACCATCGCCAGCGGCGTGGTGCTCGCCGCGATCATGGCGCTGATCGTCTTCGGCGGCATCAAGCGCATCGCCAGCATGGCCGACGTGCTGGTGCCGATCATGGCGGTGTCCTACATCGGCATGGCGCTGTTCGTGGTCGGCAGCAACATCAGCGAAGTGCCGGCCACCCTGGCGCTGATCGTCAAGAGCGCCTTCGGCCTCGAGGAAGCCTTCGCCGGCAGCGTCGGCGCGGCGATCCTGATGGGCGTCAAGCGGGGCCTGTTCTCCAACGAGGCGGGCCTCGGTAGCGCGCCCAACGTCGCCGCGGTGGCCGAGGTGCCGCACCCGGCCGCCCAGGGCATCGTGCAGTCGCTCAGCGTGTTCATCGACACCATCCTGGTGTGCACCAGCACCGCGCTGATCATCCTGCTCTCCGGCGTCTACCAGCCGGGCACCGAGATGGCCGGCGTGGTGCTGACCCAGACTGCCCTGGCCGCCCTGGTCGGCGAGTGGGGCCGCATCTTCGTCAGCCTGGCGCTGCTGCTGTTCGTGTTCACCACCCTGGTCTACAACTACTACCTCGGCGAGAACGCCCTCGGCTTCTTCAGCCAGAAGCCGGCGCTGGTCAAGGTCTACCGCGCCCTGGTGATCGCCCTGGTGCTGTGGGGCTCGGTGCAGGACCTGTCCACCGTGTTCGCCTTCGCCGACGTGACCATGGGCCTGCTGGCGCTGGTCAACCTGGTGGCCCTGGCCCTGCTGTACAAGACCGTGCTGCGCCTGATGCGCGACTACGACCAGCAGATCGACGACGGCATCGAGCAGCCGCAGCTCGACCGCAGCCAGTTCGCCGACCTCGACCTCGACCCGGCCGCCTGGCCGCAGGCCGGCGAAGCCGCCAAGGCCGCCGCGGCCAGCCCGGCCAAGGGCGGCGCCGCCAGCCGCGCCTGA